From a single Adhaeribacter swui genomic region:
- a CDS encoding DNA-3-methyladenine glycosylase, protein MTKLSKAFYTRPDVVQISRELIGKYIFTRIDGVLTGGRIVETEAYCGENDMACHSHSGRRTARTEIMFQEGGVAYVYLIYGIYCLFNIITNVAEKADAVLIRAIEPTEGIPEMLLRRNHTQVTPKLTAGPGLVTLALGISKKHYGTDLTSDLIWLEDRGETIPEDQLIASPRVGVDYAGEDALLPWRFRLKNSRWTSKAK, encoded by the coding sequence ATGACCAAACTTTCAAAAGCATTTTACACGCGCCCGGATGTGGTGCAAATTAGCCGGGAGCTGATTGGAAAATACATTTTTACCCGAATCGATGGCGTATTAACCGGTGGCAGAATAGTAGAAACCGAGGCGTATTGCGGCGAAAACGATATGGCCTGTCATTCGCACAGCGGCCGCCGGACCGCCCGCACCGAAATCATGTTTCAGGAAGGCGGCGTGGCCTACGTGTATCTAATTTATGGCATTTACTGTTTGTTTAACATTATCACCAACGTGGCCGAAAAAGCCGATGCCGTGTTAATCCGGGCCATTGAACCCACCGAAGGTATTCCGGAAATGCTGTTGCGCCGCAACCACACCCAGGTTACACCCAAACTTACCGCCGGACCGGGCCTGGTTACTTTGGCCTTGGGAATATCTAAAAAACACTACGGTACCGATTTAACCAGTGATTTAATTTGGCTGGAAGATCGTGGTGAAACAATACCGGAAGATCAGCTAATTGCGAGCCCACGGGTAGGCGTGGATTATGCCGGTGAAGATGCTTTACTACCCTGGCGTTTCCGACTAAAAAACAGCCGCTGGACCAGCAAGGCTAAGTAA